The Candidatus Auribacterota bacterium genome includes the window TTATGAGACGGACTTTTATGAGGAAGTGAGGCGGGAGGTGAAGGCGCGCGCTCACCTCAGCCCTCGGCGTATAACCCTATGAAGCTCTACCTCGTCCAGCACGGAGACGCGAAGCCCAAGGAAGAAGACCCGGAGCGGCCGCTTTCCGCCAAAGGGCTGGCTGACGTCGCTCGGGTTGCTGATTTTCTTCGCAGTGGAGCCGGCATCACGGTGAGCAGCATCATGCATAGCGGCAAGCTGAGAGCGCGACAGACGGCCGAGCTGCTTGCGACGAGGCTGGATTCGCCCTCCGGCGCAGCACAGGATGACGGTCTTGATCCGCTCGCGGAGAGCGACGCGTGGGCCGAGCGGTTGAATGCGATGGATGAAGACATAATGCTCGTGGGGCATCTTCCCCACCTGAGCTCTCTCGCGGCACGGCTCCTTTGCGGCGATGAGGGGAAGAAGATAGTCAGTTTCACGACGGGCTCCGTCCTCTGTCTCGAAGGGGATGCCGCCGGAGGGTGGGCTGTCAGGTGGATGGTAACGCCGGAATTAATTGGCTGAGCACCCGATAGCCCTGATTCGTTTAAAAGATCTATGGTTGCCGCTCCTGCCCCAAAACTTGAAGAGCTCAAATCCTCGATAGGAGTTGATGCGGGACCGCTGGCCCGCTCACTTGAATCCTTCATCAGGGAACATGTAGAGAAACTGGAGCGCGAGGGAGTGATCCTGGGGTTGAGCGGCGGGATTGACTCAGCGGTCGCCGCGGCCCTGTGTGCGAGGGCAGTGGGTCCGGAGAAGACACTTGCCATCGTGATGCCTGACAGGGACTCCCGGCGGGAGCATGTAAAAGACGCCCTCAGTTTCGCCGCGCAGCTGGGTATCAAGACGAAACTTATCAATATCACCCCCTACCTGAGGAAGATCGGGGCATATAAATTATTTTTCCTGCACAGGTTCCCGCTGCCTGAAAATATCAAAGCCAAACTGGCCCACAAGGCGCACGCCTATTTCGAGAGAAAGACGGGAAAAACACCTTTCTCGGCGGGCATCCTCGGTATCCACGACAAGCAGTTGGATTACTACCTCAAGAATTGCACCGCATACTACCGTATCAAGCACAGGCTGAGGATGGTCCTGCTCTATCTCAATGCTGAGCGAGAGAACAGGCTTGTGGTCGGCGCCGCGAACAAGACGGAGTACAGGATCGGCTTCTTCGTGAAGCACGGCTGCGACGATGCGGCCGATCTGATGCCGCTCCTGGGGCTGTACAAGACACAAGTGAGAGAGCTCGCCCGCGCCCTCGATCTTCCCGCACGGATTATCAACAAAGCTCCTTCTCCCGACATCGTCCCCGGCATCACCGACGAGGAGGCGATCGGCATCCCCTATGAAAAGCTGGATCTGATACTGCTCGCGCTCGAGAAGGGGTGGGAGATCGCCGAGGTGGCGGCCGTCCTGGAACTGGAGCAGGGAGTGGCGGAGCGCGTGACAGAGCTCACCGAGCGCTCGGCCCACATGCGCACGACCTACGTGCCGGAAATCTGACAGTAATCTCCCCTGGTGCGATAGTGGGGTGAAGGGAACTTTTTGCCTGTATAATGTGTCTAATATAGTAAAGGAATCAATGCAGGCACTGCCGAGGGAAATCCTCAGAGAGGCATCGGAAGGCAATAGAGGCGCCTTCGAGAAGATATACCGGGCGACGTGTGATTATGTGTACACGATAGCGTTGAAGGTTACCGGCAACCGGGCCGATGCGGAAGAGGTGACGCAGGACGTGTTCCTGAAGGTATTCAGGGAACTTAAAAGATTCCGCTTTGCGTCCTCGTTTACCACGTGGCTCTACAGGGTCACGATCAACAGCGCGCTCAACGCCACGAGGAAAATGCGAAGACAGCGGATGAGACAGGTCGAGTACAATGACGCCATCGCAGTCGGGAACGAACGTTGTGCGACGCACGATGCGATTGGAAGGGAGCACAACGTGGCGCGCGTCAACGCCATGCTGGAGGCACTCAATCCCGATCAGCGGGCGTGCATTGTCCTGAGGGAAATGGAGGGGTTGCGCTATAAGGAGATCGCGGACGTGCTCAAGATTCCTATAAACACGGTGCGCTCCAGGCTCCAGAGAGCCCGGGAAGCGCTTCTGGCACGCGAACAGCACGGGGGGGATAATGCCGATGAACTGTGAGGAGATGCGAGGGCTGCTTACCGCCGATTACATCGACGGGGAACTCGATGAAGGCGCGCGGGGGGAGGTCGTGGAGCACCTCGCGGCCTGCACCCGGTGCAGGCAGTTTAAGGAGGCTGTACGATGCGCCGCCGTTGAACCCTTCAGGCATGCGCAGTTGAGCAGCGCACCGGCGTCAGTCTGGCATAAGGTGGCGCGGAGGATCGATCAGGAGCGGGGAGGAGGCGTGCGCGTGGCGCTGCGCCGCGGATGGGAACGACTTTTTACCATCCGGAAAGCCGTCTATGCCGCGGCGTCGCTGGCGGTGGTCAGTCTTATCGTGGCGTTTCTGGTCCGTGTGCCGTCTACCGCCGGCAGAGGGGCACGGTTGTCATCCGGTGACGTCGAGGGAGTACACGATTACATGAAGGAGCAGTTCATTGCCCTGGAATATCAGGGTAATAACGGCGCGGAAAGCCCTGTTGACGGCGAC containing:
- the sixA gene encoding phosphohistidine phosphatase SixA — encoded protein: MKLYLVQHGDAKPKEEDPERPLSAKGLADVARVADFLRSGAGITVSSIMHSGKLRARQTAELLATRLDSPSGAAQDDGLDPLAESDAWAERLNAMDEDIMLVGHLPHLSSLAARLLCGDEGKKIVSFTTGSVLCLEGDAAGGWAVRWMVTPELIG
- the nadE gene encoding NAD(+) synthase: MVAAPAPKLEELKSSIGVDAGPLARSLESFIREHVEKLEREGVILGLSGGIDSAVAAALCARAVGPEKTLAIVMPDRDSRREHVKDALSFAAQLGIKTKLINITPYLRKIGAYKLFFLHRFPLPENIKAKLAHKAHAYFERKTGKTPFSAGILGIHDKQLDYYLKNCTAYYRIKHRLRMVLLYLNAERENRLVVGAANKTEYRIGFFVKHGCDDAADLMPLLGLYKTQVRELARALDLPARIINKAPSPDIVPGITDEEAIGIPYEKLDLILLALEKGWEIAEVAAVLELEQGVAERVTELTERSAHMRTTYVPEI
- a CDS encoding RNA polymerase sigma factor, whose translation is MQALPREILREASEGNRGAFEKIYRATCDYVYTIALKVTGNRADAEEVTQDVFLKVFRELKRFRFASSFTTWLYRVTINSALNATRKMRRQRMRQVEYNDAIAVGNERCATHDAIGREHNVARVNAMLEALNPDQRACIVLREMEGLRYKEIADVLKIPINTVRSRLQRAREALLAREQHGGDNADEL
- a CDS encoding zf-HC2 domain-containing protein is translated as MPMNCEEMRGLLTADYIDGELDEGARGEVVEHLAACTRCRQFKEAVRCAAVEPFRHAQLSSAPASVWHKVARRIDQERGGGVRVALRRGWERLFTIRKAVYAAASLAVVSLIVAFLVRVPSTAGRGARLSSGDVEGVHDYMKEQFIALEYQGNNGAESPVDGDMDYDGIVSVNFGTIVEKYLI